In the Bradyrhizobium guangzhouense genome, one interval contains:
- a CDS encoding thymidine phosphorylase family protein produces MNPDPSRSQLKIRRVHLDTGRENVVVISRRSKALRADIFRGFSRVELRLDDKTLLATLLITDDDALAAQDEIGLSEPAFRRFGKPVGTLVTVAPASPPESLEAVRAKIRGRTLDKAEIGAIINDLAHFRYSDMEIAAFLIGSASFITSDELLALTGAMAQVGTQLIWPDPIVVDKHCIGGIPGNRTSMVVVPIVAAHGLPIPKTSSRAITSPAGTADTMEVLARVNVGVEEMKSIVSSCNGCLIWGGHVNLSPADDVLISVERPLSLDTREQMVASIMSKKIAAGSTHLLIDIPVGPTAKVTTAIDAMRLRKLFEFVGDRFGRSVEVITTDGRQPIGSGIGPVLEANDVMAVLGNEADAPHDLREKSLRLAAHLLEYDPKLRGGAGYARARELLESGAALKQMQKIIDAQGPSTCSTDLGPISFDVRAAHDGVVSAIDCLRLNRLARTAGAPLDKGAGIRLFKKIGDRVEQGEPLYRVYTFDGPEHDLAVSAARQETGYMLNGREALQGGTQS; encoded by the coding sequence ATGAATCCTGATCCTTCGCGCTCCCAGCTCAAGATACGCCGTGTCCATCTCGATACGGGCCGCGAGAACGTCGTCGTCATTTCCAGGCGGTCGAAGGCGCTGCGTGCGGACATCTTTCGCGGCTTCAGCCGGGTCGAGCTTCGACTGGACGACAAGACGCTGCTCGCGACGCTGCTGATCACCGATGATGACGCACTGGCAGCCCAGGACGAAATCGGCCTTTCCGAGCCTGCCTTCCGCCGCTTCGGCAAGCCGGTCGGCACCCTGGTCACGGTCGCGCCGGCCTCGCCGCCGGAAAGCCTCGAGGCGGTGCGCGCCAAGATCCGCGGGCGAACGCTCGATAAGGCGGAGATCGGCGCGATCATCAACGACCTCGCCCATTTTCGCTATTCCGACATGGAAATCGCCGCCTTCCTGATCGGCTCGGCGAGCTTCATCACCAGCGATGAGCTTCTCGCGCTCACCGGAGCCATGGCCCAGGTCGGCACGCAGCTGATCTGGCCGGACCCGATCGTGGTCGACAAGCATTGCATCGGCGGCATCCCCGGCAACCGCACCTCGATGGTCGTGGTGCCGATCGTCGCGGCCCATGGCCTGCCGATCCCGAAGACCTCGTCGCGCGCCATCACCTCGCCGGCCGGAACCGCCGACACGATGGAGGTGCTGGCGCGGGTGAATGTCGGCGTCGAAGAAATGAAGTCGATCGTCTCGTCCTGCAACGGATGCCTGATCTGGGGCGGGCACGTGAACCTGTCGCCGGCCGACGACGTGCTGATCTCGGTCGAACGCCCGCTCAGCCTGGACACCCGCGAACAGATGGTCGCCTCAATCATGTCCAAGAAGATCGCGGCAGGATCGACGCATCTGTTGATCGACATCCCGGTCGGGCCGACCGCGAAAGTTACCACCGCCATCGACGCGATGCGGCTGCGAAAGCTGTTCGAATTCGTCGGCGATCGGTTCGGCCGTTCGGTCGAGGTGATCACGACCGACGGCCGCCAGCCGATCGGCAGCGGCATCGGCCCGGTGCTCGAGGCCAACGATGTGATGGCGGTGCTCGGCAACGAGGCGGATGCGCCGCACGATCTGCGCGAGAAATCGCTGCGCCTCGCTGCCCATCTGTTGGAATACGATCCGAAGCTGCGTGGCGGCGCCGGCTATGCGCGCGCGCGCGAACTGCTGGAGAGCGGCGCTGCGCTGAAGCAGATGCAGAAGATCATCGACGCCCAGGGCCCCTCGACATGCAGCACCGACCTCGGACCCATCAGCTTCGACGTCAGGGCGGCACACGACGGCGTGGTGTCCGCGATCGACTGCCTGCGACTGAACCGCCTCGCCCGTACCGCTGGTGCGCCGCTCGACAAGGGGGCCGGCATCCGCCTGTTCAAGAAGATCGGCGACCGCGTCGAGCAGGGTGAGCCGCTCTATCGTGTCTACACGTTCGACGGACCCGAGCATGACTTGGCCGTGTCGGCCGCCCGGCAGGAGACCGGTTACATGCTCAACGGTCGTGAGGCTCTCCAGGGCGGGACGCAGTCGTGA
- a CDS encoding Flp family type IVb pilin, which yields MIVIRSFLADEKGATAIEYGLIAAGIALAIVTVVTNTGSVLLSNKFNSISAATK from the coding sequence ATGATTGTGATCAGGTCTTTTCTTGCCGATGAGAAGGGCGCCACCGCGATCGAGTATGGCCTGATTGCCGCCGGTATCGCACTCGCCATCGTCACCGTCGTGACCAACACGGGCAGCGTCCTCCTGAGCAACAAGTTCAACTCGATCAGCGCGGCCACGAAGTAG
- a CDS encoding MBL fold metallo-hydrolase — protein sequence MSITVRFCGAARTVTGASYLFQTAAGAFLVDCGLFQGQKTLKELNYGAFPFRPADIRTVLLTHAHIDHSGLLPKLVRQGFAGPILATRGTIDLCSYMLPDAGSIQESEVAQLNRRNKARGRKEVEPIYTQADAVASLQSFRPVEYEHWTDVIPGVRARYWNAGHLLGSASIELEIAEQGSPRPVRVLLSGDVGPEAKLLQPDPEAPVNLDYVIAESTYGDRLRAATTTMLRRQHLAAEVREAAAAGGALLIPAFAVERTQELIVDLVDLMEHGEIPTAPIFLDSPLAIRATEVFRRHAASLDPSVDADRLLNSPHLKFTETADESKAIMRLSGFHIIIAASGMCDAGRIRHHLKRWLWNERATVLLAGFQASGTLGRFLQNGAKAVRIQGEEIRVAARIRMIDEYSGHADGAGMAGWIAARRPISRGLFLVHGEESAIAGLAERVAERIIPAAKVYQPILDDIYELAAPEPRVIDVDHRRRLAPEAVTRLDWHNEMSELTLDINDRLAAAADDRARGVIIRRLRRALDEKA from the coding sequence ATGAGCATCACGGTTCGCTTCTGCGGAGCCGCCCGCACCGTCACCGGCGCCAGCTATCTGTTCCAGACCGCCGCTGGCGCCTTCCTGGTCGATTGCGGCCTGTTCCAGGGACAGAAGACGCTCAAGGAGCTCAACTACGGCGCCTTCCCGTTCCGCCCTGCCGATATCCGGACGGTCCTGCTCACGCACGCCCATATCGACCACAGCGGCCTGCTGCCGAAGCTCGTGCGCCAAGGCTTTGCCGGACCGATCCTGGCGACGCGTGGCACGATCGACCTCTGCTCCTACATGCTGCCGGACGCCGGCAGCATCCAGGAGTCCGAAGTCGCGCAGCTCAACCGGCGCAACAAGGCCCGCGGCCGCAAGGAAGTAGAGCCGATCTACACGCAGGCCGACGCGGTTGCATCGCTGCAATCGTTTCGCCCGGTCGAATACGAACACTGGACCGACGTGATCCCGGGCGTCCGCGCCCGCTACTGGAACGCCGGCCATTTGCTCGGCTCAGCCTCGATCGAGCTCGAAATCGCCGAGCAAGGTTCGCCACGCCCGGTTCGCGTGCTGCTCTCCGGCGATGTCGGGCCGGAGGCCAAGCTGCTGCAGCCCGACCCCGAAGCGCCTGTCAACCTCGACTATGTCATTGCCGAATCCACCTATGGCGACCGCTTGCGCGCCGCCACGACAACTATGCTCCGCCGCCAGCATCTTGCCGCCGAGGTGCGCGAGGCCGCCGCGGCTGGAGGCGCATTGCTGATCCCTGCCTTCGCGGTCGAACGCACCCAGGAGCTGATCGTCGACCTCGTCGACCTGATGGAACATGGCGAGATCCCGACCGCGCCGATCTTCCTCGACTCCCCGCTGGCGATCCGGGCCACCGAAGTGTTCCGCCGGCACGCCGCGAGCCTCGACCCGAGCGTCGACGCCGACCGCCTGCTCAACTCGCCGCATCTCAAATTCACCGAGACCGCAGATGAGAGCAAGGCGATCATGCGGCTCAGCGGATTTCACATCATCATCGCGGCCAGCGGCATGTGCGATGCCGGACGCATCCGCCATCATCTGAAGCGCTGGCTCTGGAACGAGCGCGCGACCGTGCTGCTCGCCGGCTTCCAGGCCAGCGGCACGCTCGGCCGCTTTCTGCAGAACGGCGCGAAGGCCGTGCGGATCCAGGGGGAGGAAATCCGGGTCGCGGCACGGATCCGCATGATCGATGAATATTCAGGTCATGCCGACGGCGCCGGCATGGCTGGCTGGATCGCGGCACGTCGCCCCATTTCCCGCGGGCTGTTCCTGGTCCACGGCGAGGAAAGCGCGATCGCGGGCCTGGCCGAGCGTGTCGCCGAACGCATCATTCCGGCGGCGAAGGTCTACCAGCCGATCCTGGACGACATCTATGAACTCGCCGCCCCCGAACCGCGCGTGATCGACGTCGATCATCGCCGGCGGCTGGCGCCCGAAGCCGTGACCCGCCTCGACTGGCACAACGAGATGTCGGAGCTCACGCTCGACATCAACGACAGGCTTGCAGCAGCCGCCGACGACCGCGCCCGCGGCGTCATCATCCGACGCCTCCGCCGCGCCCTGGACGAGAAGGCATAA
- a CDS encoding Ku protein codes for MAPRANWKGFLRLSLVTCPVALYPATSDTEKVSFNQINRKTGHRIKYLKVDAETGDEVTSEDIVKGYKVDTDTYIEVTKDELDDIALDSTHTIEIDEFVPKADIDNRYLIRPYYLVPDGKVGHDAYAVIRETIRSMDKVAIGRVVLTNREHIIALEPLDSGLMGTLLRYPYEVRSETEYFDDIQDVKLTKDMLDLAKHIVEKKSGAFEPELFEDHYETALIDLINKKRAGTPIAAKAAPKSGGNVINLMDALKKSLANEKDAAPAAKVAKETAKETTKAKKPKKRVEGQREMLLPISGKGGKDAAAKEAAPKKADKPVRATTARTKKAG; via the coding sequence ATGGCCCCCCGCGCCAATTGGAAGGGTTTTCTGCGTCTCTCGCTCGTGACCTGCCCGGTCGCGCTGTATCCGGCAACGTCCGATACCGAGAAGGTCTCGTTCAACCAGATCAACCGCAAGACCGGCCATCGGATCAAATATCTCAAGGTCGACGCCGAGACCGGCGACGAGGTGACCTCCGAGGACATCGTCAAGGGCTACAAGGTCGACACCGACACCTACATCGAGGTCACCAAGGACGAGCTCGACGACATCGCGCTGGATTCGACCCATACGATCGAGATCGATGAATTCGTGCCGAAGGCCGACATCGACAACCGCTACCTGATCCGCCCCTACTATCTCGTGCCCGACGGCAAGGTCGGCCACGACGCCTATGCGGTGATCCGCGAGACCATCCGCAGCATGGACAAGGTCGCGATCGGCCGCGTGGTCCTGACCAACCGCGAGCACATCATTGCGCTCGAGCCGCTCGACAGCGGACTGATGGGCACGCTGCTGCGCTACCCCTACGAGGTGCGCAGCGAGACCGAATATTTCGACGACATCCAGGACGTGAAGCTGACGAAGGACATGCTCGACCTCGCCAAGCACATCGTCGAGAAGAAGTCCGGCGCGTTCGAGCCCGAGCTGTTCGAGGACCATTACGAGACCGCGCTGATCGATCTCATCAACAAGAAGCGCGCCGGCACGCCGATCGCGGCGAAGGCCGCACCGAAGAGTGGCGGCAACGTCATCAATCTGATGGACGCGCTGAAGAAGAGCCTGGCAAACGAGAAGGATGCGGCACCGGCAGCGAAGGTCGCCAAGGAGACTGCCAAGGAAACTACGAAGGCCAAGAAGCCGAAGAAGCGCGTCGAGGGCCAGCGCGAGATGCTGCTGCCGATCTCCGGCAAGGGCGGCAAGGACGCCGCAGCCAAGGAAGCCGCGCCGAAGAAGGCCGACAAGCCGGTGCGCGCGACGACGGCACGGACCAAGAAGGCCGGCTGA
- a CDS encoding ribose-phosphate pyrophosphokinase — translation MSTIALQALPSSTGAAKRLAARFGFGLACDEIALHRFPDGELRVTVAPTADTTILFASLDQPNDKLIALLFAAEALRRGGARRLVLVAPYLCYMRQDIAFHPGEAISQRAMGRLLATLVDRVVTVDAHLHRTSDIRSVFPGIEAENLSAMPAIADALAAEGIDSATVVIGPDAESGPWVSDLAGRLRLQHTVARKRRRDDRSVDIDFADPTLLSGRPALMVDDIVSSGTTLMVAARALRTMGATAIDAVVTHALFPAAMVTAFTDAGVRSIRSTDSVPHPTNAIALDEVLAAALQSELGTTCSRETTR, via the coding sequence GTGAGCACGATCGCGCTTCAAGCCTTGCCCTCCAGCACCGGCGCGGCAAAGCGGCTTGCGGCGCGGTTTGGCTTTGGCCTTGCCTGCGACGAGATCGCCCTGCACCGCTTTCCGGATGGCGAGCTGCGCGTCACGGTCGCGCCGACGGCAGACACCACCATCCTTTTTGCCTCGCTCGATCAACCCAATGACAAGCTCATCGCCCTGCTGTTCGCCGCGGAGGCGCTGCGGCGCGGTGGCGCCAGGCGGCTGGTGCTGGTCGCGCCCTACCTCTGCTACATGCGGCAGGACATCGCGTTTCATCCGGGCGAAGCCATCAGCCAGCGCGCCATGGGTCGCTTGCTCGCTACGCTTGTCGACCGCGTCGTCACCGTGGACGCTCATTTGCATCGCACGTCCGACATCAGGTCCGTATTTCCAGGCATCGAAGCGGAGAACCTGTCCGCAATGCCGGCGATCGCGGATGCCCTCGCCGCCGAAGGCATCGATTCTGCGACGGTCGTGATCGGCCCCGACGCCGAGTCCGGGCCCTGGGTGAGCGATCTCGCAGGCCGGCTGCGGCTGCAGCACACGGTGGCCCGCAAGAGGCGGCGTGACGATCGCTCCGTCGACATCGATTTTGCAGATCCAACGCTTCTCTCGGGGCGGCCGGCGCTGATGGTCGACGACATCGTGTCCTCGGGAACGACATTGATGGTCGCAGCGCGGGCGCTGCGGACAATGGGCGCAACGGCCATCGATGCGGTCGTGACGCATGCGCTGTTTCCGGCCGCGATGGTCACCGCATTCACCGACGCCGGCGTCCGGTCGATCCGCTCGACCGACAGCGTGCCGCATCCGACCAACGCGATCGCGCTCGACGAGGTTCTCGCCGCAGCCTTACAATCCGAACTCGGCACGACATGTTCGCGGGAGACGACAAGATGA
- a CDS encoding response regulator transcription factor — MRLLVVEDDPDLNRQLTKALTDAGYVVDRAFDGEEGHYLGDNEPYDAVVLDIGLPKKDGISVLEAWRRNGRTMPVLILTARDRWSDKVQGFDAGADDYVPKPFHLEEVLARIRALLRRSTGHAQSELSCGPVTLDTRTGRVSVSGNPVKMTSHEYRLLAYLMHHSGRVVSRTELVEHLYDQDFDRDSNTIEVFVGRIRKKLDVDIIQTVRGLGYLLTPPPAPGA, encoded by the coding sequence GTGCGCCTGCTTGTTGTTGAGGACGACCCTGATCTCAATCGCCAGCTCACCAAGGCGCTGACGGACGCCGGATACGTCGTCGACCGCGCCTTCGACGGTGAAGAGGGGCATTATCTCGGCGACAACGAACCGTACGACGCCGTGGTGCTCGATATCGGCCTGCCCAAGAAGGACGGCATCTCCGTGCTGGAGGCCTGGCGCCGCAACGGCCGCACCATGCCGGTTTTGATCCTTACCGCGCGCGACCGCTGGAGCGACAAGGTGCAGGGCTTCGATGCCGGCGCCGATGATTACGTGCCCAAGCCGTTCCACCTGGAAGAGGTGCTGGCACGCATCCGCGCGCTGCTGCGCCGCTCGACCGGCCATGCCCAGAGCGAATTGAGCTGCGGCCCTGTCACGCTCGACACCCGCACGGGCCGGGTCAGCGTCTCCGGCAATCCGGTCAAGATGACCTCGCACGAATATCGGCTTCTGGCCTACCTGATGCACCATTCGGGGCGCGTGGTGTCGCGCACGGAGCTGGTCGAACATCTCTACGACCAGGATTTTGACCGCGACTCCAACACGATTGAGGTCTTTGTCGGCCGCATCCGCAAGAAGCTCGATGTCGACATCATCCAGACTGTCCGAGGCCTTGGCTATCTCCTGACCCCGCCGCCAGCCCCCGGCGCCTGA
- a CDS encoding sensor histidine kinase → MPASSLANRLFLSATAWLVVILAITGVVLSSVYKNATERAFDRRLNLYLRTLIAEVATPDEPPDRQFQSLGEPLFELPLSGWYWQITRTDTEKPEVRSSRSLWDKKLPKLEDQGTELTAAGIRLAYVDGPEGQNLRMVERPVDLGGDGKYLVSVAGDSTEIFDETRSFDYYLGGTFTALGIVLLLTTVFQVRFGLAPLKRISDAIADIRSGRAERLEGEFPVEIAPLARETNALIDANREIVERARTHVGNLAHAIKTPLSVIVNEAGTHAADPFAAKVMEQADVMRSQLAHHLERARIAARVSIVGTVTEVAPAIEALRRTMEKIYRGRGIAVEAKADPSAKFRGERQDLEEMVGNLVDNACKWAASRVFIEVLVEPPAQAGAGPRLRLIVDDDGRGLSEAERAQVSRRGQRLDESKPGSGLGLSIVTDLAALYGGSLSLGSAPIGGLRAELVLPGI, encoded by the coding sequence ATGCCCGCCAGCTCGCTTGCCAATCGCCTGTTCCTGTCGGCGACCGCTTGGCTCGTGGTGATCCTGGCCATCACCGGCGTGGTGCTGTCGTCGGTCTACAAGAACGCGACCGAGCGGGCGTTCGACCGCCGTCTCAACCTTTATCTGCGCACCCTCATTGCCGAGGTCGCCACCCCCGACGAGCCGCCGGATCGCCAGTTCCAGTCGCTCGGCGAGCCGCTGTTCGAGCTGCCGCTGTCGGGCTGGTACTGGCAGATCACGCGCACCGACACCGAGAAGCCGGAGGTGCGCTCCTCGCGCTCGCTGTGGGACAAGAAGCTGCCGAAACTGGAAGATCAGGGCACCGAGCTCACCGCCGCCGGCATTCGCCTCGCTTACGTCGACGGGCCCGAAGGGCAGAATCTGCGCATGGTCGAGCGGCCCGTCGATCTCGGCGGAGACGGCAAATATCTCGTCAGCGTCGCCGGCGATTCCACCGAGATTTTCGACGAAACGCGAAGCTTCGACTATTACCTCGGCGGCACCTTCACCGCGCTCGGCATCGTGCTGCTGCTGACCACCGTGTTCCAGGTCCGCTTCGGTCTCGCACCGCTCAAGCGCATCTCGGACGCCATCGCCGATATCCGTTCGGGCAGAGCCGAGCGGCTCGAGGGCGAATTTCCGGTCGAGATTGCGCCACTCGCGCGCGAGACCAACGCGCTGATCGATGCCAACAGGGAGATCGTCGAGCGCGCCCGCACCCATGTCGGCAATCTCGCCCACGCGATCAAGACGCCGCTCTCCGTGATCGTCAACGAAGCCGGAACGCACGCGGCCGATCCGTTCGCGGCCAAGGTGATGGAGCAGGCGGACGTGATGCGCAGCCAGCTCGCGCATCATCTGGAGCGGGCCCGCATCGCGGCGAGGGTCTCGATCGTCGGCACCGTCACGGAGGTCGCCCCCGCCATCGAGGCGCTGCGGCGGACCATGGAGAAGATCTATCGCGGCCGCGGCATCGCGGTCGAGGCCAAGGCCGATCCGTCGGCGAAATTCCGGGGCGAGCGCCAGGATCTGGAGGAGATGGTCGGAAATCTCGTGGACAACGCCTGCAAATGGGCGGCCTCGCGGGTCTTCATCGAGGTTTTGGTCGAACCACCTGCTCAGGCGGGCGCCGGGCCAAGGCTCCGGCTGATCGTCGATGACGACGGGCGCGGCCTGTCCGAGGCCGAGCGCGCCCAGGTCTCCCGGCGCGGCCAGCGGCTCGACGAATCCAAGCCCGGCTCCGGGCTCGGGCTGTCGATCGTGACCGACCTTGCCGCGCTTTATGGCGGCAGCCTTTCGCTCGGCAGCGCCCCGATCGGGGGCCTGCGCGCCGAGCTGGTGCTGCCGGGAATTTAA
- a CDS encoding alpha/beta hydrolase: MTLARFIRRQLLSLSGVGLMLGALFFAAALTPTLIPRSYLTQGALAGGCFAIGYFAGVLWRRLWHYLELPEPSARARSVANALVAASCLLVVIAALWRTTAWQNAIRSVMKMAPVETAHPLKVCIIAVITFAVLLLLGRLFALLARGLAAATRRVIPRKLANVIGVIVAGLLFWSIASNVLIRTAFDALDSSFRELDVLLEPERAQPTAADKTGSPASLVKWNELGRMGRRFIASGPTAAEVSAVTKRPAQEPVRVYVGLAARDTAQARARLALDELKRQHGFERKVLIVVTPTGTGWIDPAAMDTVEYLHHGNVASVAIQYSYLNSPLSLLFQPEYGAEAARALFAEIYSYWTTLPRDHRPKLYLHGLSLGAMNSERSAELFETIGDPIAGALWSGAPFASRIWRSITDNRNPGSPAWLPEFRDSRFVRFMNQNGSTVPPETPWGPMRVVYLQYASDAITFFAYRDAYQAPAWMNAPRGPDVSPELRWYPIVTMLQLALDMAVATHTPMGFGHVYAPEHYVDAWVAVTDVNDWSAEALAQLKSHLAARARQTPGEDPDRGG, encoded by the coding sequence ATGACGCTCGCGCGGTTCATTCGGCGGCAATTGCTTTCGCTGTCCGGCGTCGGCCTCATGCTGGGTGCGCTGTTCTTCGCGGCAGCGCTGACGCCGACGCTGATCCCGCGCAGCTATCTGACGCAAGGAGCGCTGGCTGGCGGCTGTTTTGCAATCGGCTATTTCGCCGGCGTGCTGTGGCGCCGGCTGTGGCACTATCTCGAGCTGCCCGAGCCATCGGCGCGCGCAAGATCCGTCGCGAACGCGCTTGTCGCTGCCAGCTGCCTGCTCGTCGTCATCGCCGCGCTCTGGCGCACGACCGCATGGCAGAACGCGATCCGTAGCGTGATGAAGATGGCGCCGGTCGAGACCGCGCATCCGCTCAAGGTCTGCATCATCGCCGTGATCACGTTCGCGGTGCTGCTGCTGCTGGGGCGGCTGTTCGCGCTTTTGGCCCGCGGCCTCGCTGCGGCCACACGGCGCGTCATTCCGCGCAAGCTCGCCAACGTGATCGGCGTCATCGTCGCAGGCCTGCTGTTCTGGTCGATCGCGAGCAACGTCCTGATCCGCACCGCCTTCGACGCACTCGATTCCTCCTTCCGCGAGCTCGACGTCCTGCTCGAGCCCGAGCGGGCGCAGCCGACCGCGGCCGACAAGACAGGAAGCCCGGCATCCCTGGTGAAATGGAACGAACTCGGACGCATGGGACGCCGGTTCATTGCCTCGGGTCCGACCGCAGCCGAGGTCAGCGCCGTCACGAAACGGCCCGCGCAGGAGCCCGTGCGCGTCTATGTCGGCCTCGCTGCCCGCGACACGGCGCAGGCGCGTGCTCGGCTTGCACTCGACGAGCTCAAGCGCCAGCACGGTTTTGAACGCAAGGTGCTGATCGTCGTTACGCCGACCGGCACGGGCTGGATCGATCCGGCCGCGATGGATACGGTCGAATATCTCCACCATGGCAATGTCGCCAGCGTCGCCATTCAGTACTCCTATCTCAACAGTCCGCTGTCGCTGCTGTTTCAGCCCGAATACGGCGCGGAAGCCGCGCGTGCCCTGTTCGCGGAAATTTACAGCTACTGGACGACGCTGCCGAGGGACCACCGGCCGAAGCTGTATCTGCATGGGCTCAGCCTCGGCGCCATGAACTCGGAAAGATCCGCAGAACTGTTCGAGACGATCGGTGATCCCATCGCGGGGGCACTGTGGAGCGGTGCGCCATTCGCGAGCCGCATCTGGCGCTCGATCACCGACAACCGCAATCCGGGCTCACCGGCCTGGCTGCCGGAATTCCGCGACAGCCGCTTCGTGCGCTTCATGAACCAGAACGGATCGACGGTGCCGCCGGAGACGCCCTGGGGACCGATGCGTGTCGTCTATCTGCAATATGCCAGCGATGCGATCACGTTCTTCGCCTACCGCGATGCCTACCAGGCCCCTGCCTGGATGAACGCGCCGCGCGGGCCCGACGTGTCACCGGAGCTGCGATGGTATCCAATCGTCACGATGTTGCAGCTGGCGCTCGACATGGCGGTCGCGACCCACACGCCGATGGGCTTTGGCCACGTCTACGCGCCCGAGCATTATGTCGATGCCTGGGTCGCGGTCACCGATGTCAATGACTGGTCGGCTGAGGCGCTGGCGCAGCTCAAGAGCCATCTTGCGGCCAGAGCACGACAGACGCCTGGCGAGGATCCTGACCGCGGCGGATAG
- a CDS encoding thiamine pyrophosphate-requiring protein, whose translation MKLGTAIAEIMRREGIEILCGYPVNHLIEHAAKAEIRPVMVRQERVGVHMADAISRVTSGRTIGAFCMQHGPGAENAMGGVAQCFGESVPVLVLPMGYQRRLAHIEPNFNSSEAMKPFAKSSEPIILAAEVANIFRRAFTKLKNGRGGPVIVEIPADMWNEEVPEPLNYTPVLRTRYGADPVHVREAAALLAGAKRPVIYAGQGVHYAQAWPQLKRLAERLAIPVTTSLGGKSSFPETHPLSLGSGGLAVPRAVPKFLAEADVIFGIGCSFTETSFGIAMPKGKAIIHSTLDPNHLNKDVEARIGLVGDAGLVLDALLEEIGKTVTADRDASAVAAEIAASHEEWLAKWMPKLTSNDAPLNPYRVLWDLQHTVDIDNTIITHDAGSPRDQLSPFWKAVEPLSYLGWGKTTQLGYGLGLAMGAKLAKPDKLCINVWGDAAIGFTGMDFETAVRERIPIMSILLNNFSMAIELKVMPISTEKYRSTDISGDYAAMARAFGGYGERVTKPEDIIPAIKRGIQKTREGVPVLLEFITSKETEVSRPGT comes from the coding sequence ATGAAGCTCGGCACCGCCATTGCGGAAATCATGCGGCGCGAGGGGATCGAAATCCTCTGCGGTTATCCCGTCAACCATCTGATCGAGCACGCGGCCAAGGCCGAGATCCGCCCCGTGATGGTGCGGCAGGAACGCGTCGGCGTGCACATGGCCGACGCGATCTCACGCGTCACGTCGGGACGTACGATCGGCGCATTCTGCATGCAGCACGGGCCCGGCGCGGAGAACGCGATGGGTGGCGTCGCGCAATGCTTTGGCGAATCCGTTCCCGTGCTGGTGCTGCCGATGGGCTATCAGCGCCGGCTTGCGCATATCGAGCCGAACTTCAATTCCAGCGAGGCGATGAAGCCGTTTGCGAAATCGTCCGAGCCGATCATCCTGGCCGCGGAGGTCGCCAACATCTTTCGGCGCGCCTTCACCAAACTGAAGAACGGCCGCGGGGGTCCCGTCATCGTCGAAATCCCCGCCGACATGTGGAACGAGGAGGTGCCGGAGCCGCTGAACTACACGCCGGTGCTGCGCACGCGTTATGGCGCCGACCCCGTGCATGTGAGGGAAGCAGCCGCCCTGCTCGCGGGTGCCAAGCGTCCGGTGATCTATGCCGGCCAGGGCGTGCATTATGCGCAGGCGTGGCCGCAGTTGAAGCGGCTGGCGGAAAGGCTGGCCATTCCTGTCACCACCAGCTTGGGAGGCAAATCGTCATTTCCCGAGACGCATCCGCTCTCGCTTGGCTCCGGTGGCCTCGCCGTGCCGCGCGCGGTGCCCAAATTCCTCGCTGAAGCCGACGTCATCTTCGGGATCGGCTGCTCTTTCACCGAGACCAGTTTTGGCATCGCGATGCCGAAGGGCAAGGCCATCATCCACTCCACGCTCGATCCGAACCATCTCAACAAGGATGTCGAAGCCAGGATCGGCCTCGTCGGCGATGCCGGCCTCGTGCTCGATGCATTGCTGGAGGAGATCGGCAAGACCGTCACCGCCGATCGCGATGCCTCGGCGGTCGCGGCCGAGATCGCGGCCTCGCACGAGGAGTGGCTGGCGAAGTGGATGCCGAAGCTCACCAGCAATGACGCGCCGCTCAACCCCTATCGCGTGCTGTGGGACTTGCAGCACACTGTCGACATCGACAACACCATCATCACCCACGATGCCGGCAGCCCGCGCGACCAGCTCTCGCCGTTCTGGAAAGCGGTTGAGCCGCTCTCCTATCTGGGCTGGGGCAAGACGACGCAGCTCGGCTATGGCCTTGGGCTTGCGATGGGCGCCAAGCTGGCAAAGCCTGACAAGCTCTGCATCAACGTCTGGGGCGATGCGGCCATCGGTTTCACCGGCATGGATTTCGAGACGGCGGTGCGCGAGCGCATCCCGATCATGTCGATCCTGCTCAACAATTTCTCGATGGCGATCGAATTGAAGGTAATGCCGATCTCGACCGAAAAGTATCGCTCGACCGACATTTCCGGCGACTACGCCGCGATGGCGCGCGCCTTCGGCGGCTATGGCGAGCGCGTGACAAAGCCGGAGGACATCATTCCGGCGATCAAGCGCGGCATCCAGAAGACCAGGGAAGGCGTACCCGTGCTGCTGGAGTTCATCACCAGCAAGGAGACCGAGGTGTCGCGACCGGGAACGTGA